Proteins encoded in a region of the Halodesulfovibrio marinisediminis DSM 17456 genome:
- a CDS encoding DUF2586 domain-containing protein — MATPIVQVNRLNRNQGPFKEVERLFCFIGQGETGRGSLHMVNTDTDLDAVLGKGESVLKTQVEAAKVNAGQNWNACVFVLDGVLTWKEAVDYVMEQQSVEGFVIVDPVTKSTDIEAMQTKQAAVMAEYMRPTLFLAAFRKLDPAADTWAIYTEAAIALLTGLRADTVSVVPYLWGHELGTYAGRLASHAVTVADSPMRVATGNLLGEWSKKPQDKLGRPVDRSILKALADARYSVPWWYPDYEGMYWTDGHLLDVSGGDYQVIENLRVVQKAMRRVYPLTVSRIADRRLNSTPASVASNESYFMRPLFEMAKAVEILGEVFPGEIEPPKDGDIVISWPTKNKVEVYMAVRPYNSPKSITCNLLLDLKNYA, encoded by the coding sequence ATGGCAACTCCTATAGTGCAAGTTAACCGCCTTAACCGGAACCAAGGTCCTTTTAAAGAAGTGGAACGCCTTTTCTGCTTCATAGGGCAGGGAGAAACCGGACGCGGCAGCTTGCATATGGTGAATACAGACACCGACCTCGATGCCGTATTGGGCAAAGGTGAAAGTGTGCTGAAAACACAGGTGGAAGCGGCAAAGGTGAACGCCGGACAAAACTGGAATGCCTGTGTGTTTGTGCTCGATGGCGTGCTCACATGGAAAGAAGCAGTAGACTACGTAATGGAGCAGCAAAGCGTAGAAGGCTTTGTGATTGTAGATCCTGTTACAAAATCTACCGACATTGAAGCCATGCAGACCAAGCAGGCAGCGGTAATGGCAGAGTACATGCGTCCAACGCTGTTTCTTGCTGCTTTCCGCAAGCTCGACCCAGCAGCAGACACGTGGGCTATCTACACAGAAGCCGCAATTGCGCTGCTTACAGGCTTACGAGCCGATACAGTCTCCGTTGTTCCATACCTATGGGGGCACGAACTCGGCACCTACGCAGGGCGCTTGGCAAGCCATGCCGTAACCGTGGCGGATTCTCCAATGCGTGTAGCAACAGGTAATCTTCTCGGCGAGTGGTCCAAGAAGCCACAGGACAAGCTTGGCAGACCTGTAGACCGCTCTATCCTCAAAGCCCTTGCAGACGCCCGTTATTCCGTGCCGTGGTGGTATCCAGACTACGAGGGCATGTACTGGACAGACGGGCATCTCCTTGATGTTTCCGGCGGCGATTACCAAGTAATCGAAAACCTGCGTGTGGTGCAAAAAGCCATGCGTCGTGTCTATCCATTAACAGTGTCCCGTATTGCCGATCGTCGATTAAACTCTACCCCTGCCTCCGTTGCCTCCAACGAATCCTATTTTATGCGTCCGCTCTTCGAGATGGCAAAAGCTGTCGAGATTCTCGGCGAGGTGTTCCCCGGAGAGATCGAGCCGCCCAAAGATGGCGACATTGTCATAAGCTGGCCGACCAAAAACAAGGTTGAAGTCTACATGGCAGTACGACCGTACAACAGCCCTAAGAGCATTACCTGCAACCTGTTGTTGGATCTTAAAAATTACGCGTAG
- the gpM gene encoding phage terminase small subunit yields the protein MSLMLSHQQQVREQKKRAEAGQPEREKPDMLKTAPTGLVGTQQLLALLDKALEQDLKSLKGISSRERKADVKRELVTKYSAYVERLKAIAAPHDLLGWYLVWLFDIGELDTAVEYGLWCVREGVALPERFNRDVKTFVADAILEWADAQFDAGHSVQPYFAVVFNHADGMCCQPWDLPDEVTAKFYRQQGLVLARAEKFTAAVDVLEEALSLGAKVKTALADCRKRATRDVS from the coding sequence ATGAGTTTGATGCTTTCACACCAGCAACAAGTACGTGAACAAAAGAAACGTGCAGAAGCGGGGCAGCCGGAGCGGGAGAAGCCGGACATGTTGAAAACCGCGCCGACTGGTTTGGTGGGTACCCAGCAGTTACTAGCCCTGTTGGATAAAGCCTTAGAGCAGGATTTGAAATCGCTGAAGGGCATTAGCTCTCGTGAACGCAAAGCAGATGTAAAGCGGGAGTTGGTAACTAAGTACTCTGCGTATGTTGAGCGCTTAAAGGCTATTGCAGCGCCGCATGATCTGCTTGGCTGGTATCTGGTTTGGCTGTTCGACATTGGCGAGCTGGATACCGCTGTTGAGTATGGTCTGTGGTGTGTGCGCGAAGGCGTGGCTCTGCCGGAACGCTTTAACCGCGATGTAAAAACGTTTGTTGCGGATGCGATTCTGGAATGGGCAGATGCGCAGTTTGATGCAGGGCATAGCGTGCAGCCGTATTTTGCAGTTGTGTTTAACCATGCAGACGGTATGTGTTGCCAGCCGTGGGATTTGCCGGACGAAGTAACAGCGAAGTTTTATCGCCAGCAGGGGCTTGTTCTTGCCCGTGCAGAAAAATTTACAGCAGCAGTGGATGTGCTGGAAGAGGCGTTGAGCCTTGGTGCGAAGGTTAAGACAGCGTTGGCTGACTGTCGCAAACGAGCCACACGGGACGTAAGCTAA
- a CDS encoding phage virion morphogenesis protein, with translation MPTASPLEFSVDRKSRLKLKEQLQILAMEPREQRKLVMTMARAVRKQAATNIRQQRTVEGRAMAPRKEARVKRRMLTKLARPNKRRGLQVYGRGNDAAELAYGNKLTGQIAYRHQHGIPEPWTSARASKVYGTPDYSAPATRTQAKALNAAGYRVSVKRKRGKGSRLKRVSIKWICENLTQGQAGRILKVLNGGKQGKTCWETKPAARPFLGATPEHAQQMLHDLARRTIEQLKK, from the coding sequence ATGCCGACAGCTAGCCCGCTTGAATTTTCTGTAGATAGAAAGTCCCGCCTCAAGCTTAAAGAGCAGCTGCAAATTCTGGCTATGGAGCCGCGTGAGCAGCGCAAGCTAGTTATGACCATGGCGCGTGCTGTACGTAAGCAGGCAGCCACAAATATTCGGCAGCAGCGCACAGTAGAAGGGCGTGCAATGGCTCCGCGTAAGGAAGCCAGAGTAAAGCGCCGTATGCTGACCAAGCTGGCAAGACCGAACAAACGCCGCGGACTGCAAGTCTACGGCAGAGGCAACGATGCAGCGGAGCTTGCTTACGGAAACAAGCTTACAGGGCAAATTGCCTACAGGCATCAGCACGGCATCCCAGAACCGTGGACCAGTGCAAGAGCAAGTAAGGTCTACGGTACGCCGGACTACAGCGCTCCAGCCACCAGAACGCAAGCCAAAGCGCTAAACGCAGCCGGTTATCGTGTCTCTGTAAAAAGAAAACGGGGTAAAGGCTCCCGCCTAAAACGAGTCTCTATTAAATGGATTTGCGAAAATCTCACCCAAGGGCAGGCAGGGCGCATTCTAAAAGTTTTGAATGGCGGCAAGCAGGGCAAAACCTGTTGGGAAACAAAGCCCGCAGCGCGTCCATTCCTTGGAGCCACGCCGGAACACGCACAGCAAATGTTGCACGACCTAGCCCGCCGAACCATAGAACAACTCAAGAAATAA
- a CDS encoding TraR/DksA C4-type zinc finger protein produces the protein MDQFDRASEVEQRFIQSAIARAQAGRKSGESCTHCEECGEAIPEARRKAIAGCRLCIVCQTEQETANG, from the coding sequence GTGGACCAGTTCGACAGAGCGTCTGAGGTGGAACAGCGGTTTATTCAATCTGCCATTGCTAGGGCGCAGGCTGGGCGTAAGAGCGGGGAAAGCTGCACGCATTGTGAGGAATGCGGGGAGGCTATTCCGGAAGCTAGGCGCAAGGCTATTGCCGGATGCAGGTTGTGCATTGTTTGCCAAACAGAACAGGAGACAGCGAATGGATAG
- a CDS encoding head completion/stabilization protein: protein MTAFSGHTSTASTAVVQNDGFWPEISVAEFQEIYRLPRDYAEPLLVNHLKLGVVWTNRQLVEWKREAIMRGHGSLASMPEDEQGGALGDETTALLHYKRAVFSYAKALLLPQFATINRREAARNEARESEETRDNFLAYAEQAIADFLGSGRVDVELI, encoded by the coding sequence ATGACAGCATTCTCCGGACACACTTCTACAGCTTCTACCGCCGTTGTGCAGAACGACGGATTCTGGCCGGAAATTTCCGTTGCCGAGTTTCAAGAAATTTACCGACTTCCTCGCGATTATGCAGAGCCGCTGTTGGTGAATCACTTGAAGCTAGGCGTTGTGTGGACGAATCGTCAGTTGGTTGAGTGGAAGCGTGAAGCGATAATGCGTGGACATGGCTCCCTTGCCTCCATGCCGGAGGATGAGCAGGGCGGCGCCTTGGGAGACGAAACAACAGCGTTGCTGCATTACAAGCGGGCTGTTTTTTCTTACGCCAAGGCGCTGCTTTTGCCTCAGTTTGCCACCATCAATCGCAGGGAAGCAGCCAGAAACGAAGCACGGGAAAGCGAAGAAACACGGGACAACTTTCTTGCCTATGCAGAGCAGGCTATTGCCGACTTTTTAGGCAGCGGGCGTGTGGATGTGGAGCTTATCTAG
- a CDS encoding phage tail protein, translated as MRKLTALTTYLLQTAGITKEQVLSVADRGETIPTGRDLGHGVELGVFKYDALIQVEGFNGNSSELLLLVMGWLHDNDKDRDYAGLADPEVDASLNDDFTADVDLAIEFEEPLQIVPDEQGSILFNGRRWRVADVPIDVAEELAGMDGTANADS; from the coding sequence GTGCGTAAGCTCACAGCCTTAACTACCTATTTGCTGCAAACAGCAGGCATAACCAAAGAGCAAGTGCTGAGCGTGGCAGACAGGGGCGAAACAATCCCCACAGGGCGCGACTTAGGACACGGCGTGGAACTGGGCGTGTTCAAGTATGACGCGCTTATTCAGGTGGAAGGTTTTAACGGCAACAGTAGCGAATTGCTGTTGTTGGTTATGGGCTGGCTGCACGACAACGACAAAGACCGTGACTATGCCGGACTCGCGGATCCGGAAGTAGACGCAAGCCTGAATGATGACTTTACCGCTGACGTTGATCTGGCAATTGAGTTTGAAGAACCGTTGCAGATAGTGCCGGATGAACAAGGCAGCATTCTGTTTAACGGTAGACGATGGCGCGTGGCAGATGTGCCTATTGATGTAGCGGAAGAGTTGGCAGGTATGGACGGTACAGCCAATGCCGACAGCTAG
- a CDS encoding structural protein gives MDRMPRGIRNNNPGNIRHGEDWKGLAEDQPDDAFCTFVDPQYGIRAMGRVLLNYQRRHGINTVEGIVNRWAPPVENDTGAYVAHVAQRLGVNAEEPIVVTEHLEDLVTALIVHENGVNPYDVEVIMEGCQMARV, from the coding sequence ATGGATAGGATGCCACGTGGAATTCGTAACAACAACCCGGGCAATATTCGTCACGGTGAGGATTGGAAAGGCTTGGCGGAAGACCAGCCGGATGATGCATTTTGTACGTTTGTAGATCCGCAGTATGGCATCCGCGCTATGGGCAGAGTGCTGCTTAATTACCAGCGTCGGCACGGCATTAATACGGTTGAAGGCATTGTTAACCGTTGGGCACCTCCGGTGGAGAACGATACGGGCGCGTATGTTGCGCATGTTGCGCAGCGCCTTGGCGTTAACGCTGAGGAGCCGATTGTTGTTACTGAGCATTTGGAAGATTTGGTTACAGCGCTGATTGTGCATGAAAATGGCGTTAATCCATATGATGTTGAAGTGATTATGGAAGGCTGCCAGATGGCGCGGGTGTAG
- a CDS encoding holin family protein gives MLGDLINLGDTLIKRIFPDPEQQAKAQSELRQMEQNGELAQLNARYSAIVAEAQSKDKWTSRARPMFLYVMYAVILLVMLGSVVGVWWPVQMKQVADNLKLMFGAIPEPLWVLFGTGYLGYSASRSYDKKQQTKAGL, from the coding sequence ATGCTTGGGGATTTAATTAACCTTGGCGATACGCTGATTAAGCGCATTTTTCCTGACCCTGAGCAGCAGGCAAAAGCACAGAGCGAACTGCGCCAGATGGAGCAGAATGGCGAACTTGCACAGCTTAACGCGCGGTATTCTGCCATTGTTGCCGAGGCACAGAGCAAGGATAAGTGGACTAGCAGGGCGCGCCCTATGTTTTTGTACGTAATGTACGCGGTCATTTTGCTTGTGATGCTGGGCAGCGTTGTAGGCGTGTGGTGGCCTGTGCAGATGAAGCAGGTAGCAGATAACCTTAAGCTGATGTTCGGCGCTATTCCGGAACCGTTGTGGGTGCTGTTTGGTACTGGCTACCTTGGGTACTCTGCCTCCCGATCTTACGACAAAAAGCAGCAGACAAAAGCAGGGCTGTAG
- a CDS encoding DUF6890 family protein, whose amino-acid sequence MLALTHKWFPQREITERSMGEAMFLEKDYWHKMEIAVCNGIAKAFGG is encoded by the coding sequence ATGCTTGCCCTTACGCACAAGTGGTTTCCCCAGCGGGAGATAACAGAACGCAGTATGGGCGAGGCTATGTTTTTGGAAAAAGACTACTGGCACAAAATGGAAATAGCTGTGTGTAACGGCATTGCAAAGGCATTTGGTGGTTAG
- a CDS encoding GPO family capsid scaffolding protein, with protein sequence MLYTEFIKVAQSGATIDGREIAPQDLRDIAESYSPSTYEAVIWPEHERFFGNHGTVAAVEARENGELVELYAKFKPGWRFLEKNKEGQKLYSSIEIWDNFGNSGKAYLAGIAITDTPASLGTEQIRLFTAQRTKHSQQTGEFYSGVELPSFFAAAAQPDEQKPEAYSLFQRLGAALFGSNHNEPETEEESMTEEQFNQLLSALTDTKAAVDGLAGNFNSQQAQPEPEPAKAEPENNFSAQLEPLVGSMNKLAEQFGAMAQRMEGAAYSTSVPENANPASGNALI encoded by the coding sequence ATGTTATACACAGAATTTATCAAAGTTGCACAGTCCGGTGCCACAATTGATGGCCGCGAAATTGCGCCGCAGGATTTGCGCGATATTGCGGAATCCTACAGCCCAAGCACGTACGAAGCCGTAATCTGGCCGGAGCACGAGCGCTTTTTCGGCAACCACGGAACCGTAGCCGCAGTGGAAGCACGCGAAAACGGCGAACTGGTTGAGCTGTACGCCAAGTTTAAACCGGGCTGGCGTTTTCTGGAAAAGAACAAGGAAGGGCAGAAGCTCTATTCCTCCATAGAAATCTGGGACAACTTTGGTAACTCCGGTAAGGCGTACCTTGCAGGTATTGCCATTACCGATACTCCTGCCTCGCTCGGGACTGAGCAGATTCGCCTGTTCACCGCACAGCGTACCAAGCACAGCCAGCAGACCGGAGAGTTTTACTCCGGCGTTGAGCTGCCATCCTTTTTTGCTGCCGCAGCGCAGCCGGACGAACAAAAGCCAGAAGCCTATTCTTTATTCCAGCGTCTAGGAGCTGCGCTGTTCGGCAGCAATCACAACGAACCAGAAACAGAAGAGGAAAGCATGACCGAAGAACAGTTTAATCAGCTGCTCAGTGCGTTAACCGATACCAAGGCAGCAGTTGATGGCTTGGCAGGCAACTTTAACAGCCAGCAGGCACAGCCGGAACCGGAACCAGCCAAGGCAGAGCCGGAGAACAATTTTTCTGCGCAGCTGGAGCCGCTTGTGGGAAGCATGAACAAGCTTGCCGAGCAGTTCGGGGCAATGGCGCAACGCATGGAAGGCGCAGCCTACAGCACAAGTGTTCCGGAAAATGCAAACCCAGCAAGCGGCAACGCATTAATCTAG
- a CDS encoding ogr/Delta-like zinc finger family protein: MSRSVVQRCCVCGHEARIESSKIISDKLKLLYCGCKDPTCGHTWVMNLEFSHTLSPSALKLPEELREKVKTVPPAQQQNLFA, from the coding sequence ATGAGTAGATCTGTTGTTCAGCGCTGCTGTGTATGCGGGCATGAAGCACGCATAGAATCCAGTAAAATTATTTCCGACAAGCTCAAACTGCTCTACTGCGGCTGCAAAGACCCAACCTGCGGTCACACATGGGTAATGAACTTGGAATTCTCCCACACCTTAAGCCCTTCAGCGCTGAAGTTACCGGAAGAATTACGTGAGAAAGTTAAGACTGTGCCGCCAGCGCAGCAACAGAATTTAT
- a CDS encoding putative phage tail assembly chaperone, giving the protein MEKTISLTVNGIDLAFDVTLEAFNTYANEMQPTDKVNPCHNFLMRTVKAEYKDALRELLNQPGVAIELAAAVVNNYKPKVTITLGK; this is encoded by the coding sequence GTGGAAAAAACAATCTCTCTTACAGTTAACGGAATTGACCTTGCGTTTGATGTGACCTTGGAAGCGTTTAATACCTACGCCAACGAGATGCAGCCAACGGACAAGGTTAACCCTTGCCACAACTTTCTTATGCGTACCGTAAAGGCAGAGTACAAGGATGCCTTGCGGGAACTGCTTAATCAGCCTGGTGTTGCCATTGAGTTGGCTGCGGCTGTTGTAAATAACTACAAGCCCAAGGTTACTATTACGCTGGGAAAGTAG
- a CDS encoding terminase large subunit domain-containing protein, producing MPQYPEEVKIAARDLFLRKHTIAEIHKILNLSKRTLYHWRDKDGWDNLLQHESTISATKRRLVLLTGKEEKTKTDLAELNTLVTILERLQKLDERKRKVQEEADPQEAAPRTKSTKGNNKPKKKIKNDVSHLTAEDFAEKLHGDYFVYQHELRAAKRYRNRFILKSRQIGATWYFAQEAFEDACLTGDNQIFLSATRAQADVFRCYIIAIAKQKFDIELTGKDKLELHTAHGTATLYFLSNNSKSAQSYHGHVYIDECFWINKFSELYKVATGMATHKKWRRTIFSTPSCVSHEAYPLWSGELYNKRFKTKRVQFPSFEELQQGVECVDKIWRKIITIQDAMSGGCDLFDIKQLKLEYSPEDFANLFACQFIDGSLGVFKLSALEQCYADSSDWQDYAPNANRPFGNIPVWGGYDPSRSRDDASFVIIAPPLEPQGTFRVLARYKWIGQSLRWQAEQIKQLTQRYNFTYIGMDTTGPGLGVLEMVQAFYPQVTPIHYGLQTKTHLVLKTQDVINTNRIHWDASLTDIAGAFLTVKQTATPNGHITYAANRTTDTGHADVAWAIMHALHNEPLAQLPSGGSDFAMSA from the coding sequence ATGCCGCAGTATCCAGAAGAAGTAAAAATAGCAGCGCGTGACTTATTTTTGCGTAAACACACCATTGCAGAAATACACAAAATACTCAACTTGTCTAAACGCACGCTCTACCATTGGCGTGATAAAGACGGTTGGGACAACCTGCTACAGCACGAGAGCACCATAAGCGCTACCAAACGCCGCCTTGTGCTGCTCACCGGCAAGGAAGAAAAAACAAAGACCGACCTTGCAGAGCTTAACACGCTCGTCACCATTCTGGAGCGTCTGCAAAAGCTGGATGAGCGCAAACGCAAAGTACAGGAAGAAGCAGATCCGCAGGAAGCAGCCCCGCGCACCAAAAGCACAAAAGGCAACAACAAGCCCAAAAAGAAGATTAAAAACGACGTATCGCACCTAACCGCGGAAGACTTTGCAGAAAAGCTCCACGGCGACTATTTCGTCTATCAGCACGAGCTGCGCGCAGCAAAGCGTTACCGCAACCGCTTTATCCTGAAATCCCGTCAGATAGGCGCCACATGGTACTTTGCGCAGGAAGCGTTTGAAGACGCATGCCTGACAGGTGACAACCAGATTTTTCTTTCCGCCACCCGCGCGCAGGCAGACGTTTTCCGCTGTTACATAATCGCCATTGCCAAGCAAAAGTTCGACATAGAGCTAACAGGCAAAGACAAGCTGGAGCTGCACACAGCCCACGGCACAGCCACGCTCTACTTCCTTTCCAACAACTCAAAAAGCGCGCAGTCCTACCACGGGCACGTATACATTGACGAATGCTTCTGGATTAACAAGTTCAGCGAGCTGTACAAAGTCGCCACCGGCATGGCAACGCACAAAAAGTGGCGGCGCACCATATTCTCCACCCCGTCATGCGTCAGTCACGAGGCATACCCCCTCTGGTCCGGCGAGCTGTACAACAAGCGTTTCAAAACAAAGCGCGTGCAGTTCCCATCCTTCGAGGAGCTGCAACAAGGTGTAGAATGCGTAGACAAAATCTGGCGCAAGATCATCACCATTCAAGACGCAATGTCCGGCGGCTGCGACCTGTTCGACATCAAACAGCTCAAGCTGGAATACAGCCCCGAAGATTTCGCCAACCTCTTTGCCTGCCAGTTCATAGACGGCAGCCTCGGTGTATTCAAACTCTCCGCACTGGAACAATGCTACGCAGACAGCAGCGACTGGCAAGACTACGCGCCCAACGCCAACCGCCCGTTCGGCAACATCCCCGTCTGGGGAGGGTACGACCCGTCCCGCAGTCGCGACGATGCATCCTTCGTCATCATAGCGCCGCCACTGGAGCCGCAAGGCACTTTCCGCGTTCTCGCCCGCTACAAGTGGATAGGACAGTCCCTGCGCTGGCAAGCCGAGCAGATCAAACAACTCACCCAGCGTTACAACTTCACCTACATAGGCATGGACACAACCGGACCCGGTCTCGGTGTCCTCGAAATGGTGCAGGCCTTCTACCCGCAAGTAACGCCAATCCATTACGGACTACAAACAAAGACGCACCTAGTCCTAAAGACCCAAGACGTAATCAACACAAACCGCATCCACTGGGACGCGTCCCTCACCGACATCGCCGGAGCCTTCCTAACAGTAAAGCAAACCGCAACACCAAACGGGCACATAACCTACGCCGCAAACAGAACAACCGACACCGGACACGCAGACGTGGCATGGGCGATAATGCATGCGTTGCATAATGAGCCGCTTGCACAGCTGCCGAGCGGTGGCAGTGATTTCGCCATGAGTGCATAG
- a CDS encoding phage protein, which produces MQRLSGKNIDVTVGDMRVRVAKATLDITDNTAVASDGGVPNGHVDGDVSASGELELDIANFKLIKEAAKSAGSYRGLKPFDLLFYGKTADGEEDKVEAFGCKLKLSSILDVDSKGGEKLLRKVSYDVTSPNFVRIGGVPYLRKDETEGLL; this is translated from the coding sequence ATGCAAAGACTAAGCGGAAAAAATATTGATGTGACTGTTGGCGATATGCGCGTGCGCGTTGCCAAGGCCACACTGGACATTACGGACAACACGGCTGTTGCTTCTGACGGCGGCGTCCCTAATGGGCATGTGGACGGTGATGTTTCTGCCAGCGGCGAGCTGGAGCTGGACATTGCTAACTTTAAGCTGATTAAGGAGGCGGCAAAGTCTGCTGGCTCGTATCGGGGCTTAAAGCCGTTCGACTTGCTGTTTTACGGCAAGACTGCGGATGGCGAAGAAGACAAGGTTGAGGCGTTTGGATGTAAGCTAAAGCTTAGTTCTATCCTTGATGTGGACTCCAAGGGCGGTGAAAAGCTGCTGCGCAAGGTTAGTTACGACGTAACTTCGCCTAACTTTGTGCGCATTGGCGGTGTTCCGTATCTGCGTAAGGACGAGACTGAGGGGCTGCTGTAG
- a CDS encoding phage major capsid protein, P2 family, which translates to MNTLTRQAFNALCKAYCEGYGVPSVQEQFSLSPSVQQKLQDKIVEQSTFLPKINVIPVLELQGQNILGCVTGPVSGRTDTSVDGKERMPRDVLGLEPYEYQLHQVNSDVYMTYRTMDVWAKFPDFHDRYTRNVQAQIANDREIVGWYGTHAAKDTNLTKYPLMQDVLPGWLQYMRDRKPENIIKQGATVNELRIGEGGDYANLDLAVNDMLQGIPKWKRKGLVVMVGDELIARERAALLLAVKGTPTEKNAMNTAMATIGGLAWETPSNFPGRGLVITNHKNLSIYFQDGKWRRHIKDKPEKDRVEDFNSRNEGYVVEDVEQLVAVEFDNVKLPNAAGDGWV; encoded by the coding sequence TTGAACACCTTAACAAGACAAGCCTTCAACGCCCTGTGCAAAGCCTACTGCGAAGGCTACGGCGTACCTTCCGTACAGGAGCAGTTCTCCCTTTCCCCGTCTGTTCAGCAAAAGTTGCAGGATAAAATTGTAGAGCAGTCTACCTTCCTGCCAAAGATCAACGTTATCCCTGTGCTCGAGCTGCAGGGGCAGAATATTTTAGGCTGCGTTACCGGCCCAGTGTCCGGCAGAACCGACACAAGCGTTGACGGTAAAGAACGCATGCCGCGTGATGTGCTTGGTCTGGAACCATACGAGTACCAGCTGCACCAAGTGAACAGCGATGTGTACATGACCTACCGCACAATGGACGTATGGGCGAAGTTTCCGGACTTCCACGATCGCTACACCCGCAACGTACAGGCGCAGATCGCCAACGACCGCGAAATTGTAGGCTGGTACGGCACGCACGCCGCAAAAGATACCAATCTTACCAAATACCCGCTCATGCAGGATGTGCTTCCGGGTTGGCTCCAGTACATGCGTGACCGCAAGCCGGAGAACATCATAAAACAAGGCGCAACCGTTAACGAGCTTCGAATCGGTGAAGGCGGCGACTACGCCAACCTTGATCTTGCCGTTAACGACATGTTGCAAGGCATCCCAAAATGGAAGCGTAAAGGCTTAGTCGTAATGGTAGGTGACGAGCTCATAGCACGCGAGCGTGCTGCGTTGCTCCTTGCCGTCAAAGGTACTCCAACAGAAAAGAACGCCATGAACACAGCCATGGCGACCATCGGCGGTCTAGCGTGGGAGACTCCATCAAACTTCCCTGGGCGTGGTCTGGTAATCACCAACCACAAGAACCTTTCTATCTACTTCCAAGACGGCAAGTGGCGTCGTCATATCAAAGACAAGCCGGAAAAAGATCGCGTTGAGGACTTCAACAGTCGCAACGAGGGTTACGTCGTCGAGGATGTAGAGCAGTTGGTTGCAGTGGAGTTTGACAACGTCAAACTGCCGAACGCTGCGGGCGACGGCTGGGTTTAG
- a CDS encoding phage portal protein has protein sequence MKEETKVDVEAFSFGDPEPVLDGHSMMDSLGIWLMDNGRYYSTPVSLLGLAKLLRANAYHGPILEFKTNMVMRGFNGNSLLTRREMKCAVMDYNVFANCYFQLVRNFYGEIIGVRHLQAVNMRRLKEAGRFGMLTTTGELVEFKADEVVHILNYDVSQKIYGQPGYLGAIQSMLLNEDATLFRRRYYKNGAHVGYIFYSTAAGLEEETRARIKKAIEQSKGIGNFKNMFLHIGGADKDAIQIKPVGDFSTKDDLEKIKNISRDDIIAAHRMPPALAAIIPENQTGSFGDIEKIDAVYQRNEIAPIREDLLEINQYLPKLAQVSFDTVDAPTL, from the coding sequence ATGAAAGAAGAGACGAAAGTAGACGTGGAAGCGTTCAGCTTCGGTGATCCGGAACCAGTTCTGGACGGGCATTCTATGATGGACAGCTTGGGCATCTGGCTGATGGACAACGGACGCTACTACAGCACGCCGGTGTCACTACTGGGTCTGGCGAAACTCTTGAGGGCGAATGCGTACCACGGACCTATTCTGGAGTTTAAGACGAACATGGTCATGCGCGGCTTTAACGGGAATAGCTTGCTGACTAGAAGGGAGATGAAATGCGCAGTTATGGACTACAACGTGTTTGCTAACTGCTACTTTCAGCTGGTGCGTAACTTTTATGGTGAGATTATCGGCGTAAGGCACTTGCAGGCTGTGAACATGCGGCGGCTTAAGGAGGCGGGACGGTTTGGAATGCTTACCACCACTGGCGAGCTTGTGGAGTTCAAAGCGGACGAGGTGGTGCATATTTTGAACTATGATGTGAGCCAGAAGATCTATGGTCAACCGGGATACTTGGGCGCGATTCAGTCTATGCTGCTGAATGAGGATGCTACGCTGTTCCGCCGTAGATATTACAAGAACGGCGCGCATGTGGGGTACATTTTTTACTCGACCGCTGCAGGGCTGGAGGAAGAGACACGCGCACGTATTAAAAAGGCAATTGAGCAGTCAAAAGGTATTGGCAACTTTAAAAACATGTTCCTTCACATTGGCGGAGCAGACAAAGACGCCATCCAGATCAAGCCCGTGGGCGACTTCAGCACCAAGGACGATCTGGAAAAAATTAAAAACATCTCCCGCGACGACATAATAGCCGCGCACCGCATGCCCCCTGCTTTGGCTGCCATTATTCCAGAAAACCAAACAGGCAGCTTTGGCGACATAGAAAAGATAGACGCAGTCTACCAGCGCAACGAGATTGCCCCAATCAGGGAAGACCTTCTGGAGATAAATCAGTATTTACCAAAACTTGCGCAAGTAAGCTTTGACACTGTAGATGCGCCCACTTTATAA